AACTATTGGTATTCAATTCATGACTAAAATAACTAGCTAACCCTAATTGTCTACAAGCTTAAGACCCCAACTCATATCCTCACAATGTCTTACATGCGGAACAAGTGCACCTGTATCAGTTCCTCTCTTTGCCTTACAATCATAGAAGGGAGGAGCATGAAAACAAGGCTCCATCGACGTCACACGACGACAAGAAGGATCAGGCGCTGTTTCATTCTCTGGTTTGTATAGTATCCAAGGTTTCAGACCTCCGAGCCCCTGCGCCACGTAGCCGAAAGTAGACCACGAGCTAGTTACCAACACATCGGTTAAACTCAGTAGATACATTTCTGCCCAAGCTTTTTGGTTGTGTATTTGCTTCTCAGTTTGTTGATGTCCCTCATGGCTTGGTTGCGAAACACTGATAACTTCTCCTGTCACCGTTGGATATTCCCAATACATGTctcttattttttcaaaataaccAGAATTTAAGGATGTCATTAGCACCGCTTTCGACTTCGAATTTCCTAATGAACTGATAATATCATGCTTCTTGTCAACATTAGGCAAGATATTCTCCTTCATAGTACAAGCTAAGATTTGATCTAGTACATATTGAAATGGACCGGTTCTCGTATCGAAGACCCTAATCTGGATGCCGACTCTTTCATCAGCATTAGCTAAATAAGCTTGATAGTATCTAGTAACAAATCCCCATACATTGTTTGTAGGGTGAAACAAATACCTGCCTAAGAAATGGAAAACTTTTTCCTTGTTTGGAAAGAGATTACCGAGCTCCTGATCAAAAGACGGCATCAAGAATAGTGATGGAATAAAGTAATTATCTGTTTTCATCATTAACCAAGGTACTTTCTGCAGAAACTTTTGTTCTTCATCGCAGAAGAAAAGCTTATCCTCGTCATCATAATCATGCACCAAATGAAGGTAGACAGAAGAAGGCACTTTTGAATTTGTGACTGCTTTATTTTTCAGCATTTTTCCATGACAGTGATCAGATTTCTGATTGAAACTATGAAATTGACCGGTTAGAGGGAAATCAGGAGGGAGAAACCAGGAAACATCTGGAATCGGTTCACAAAAGAGATCGACCATATCAACTCCAGGATCAACCAAAAGAACACGGTTTGTGAGGAGCGCATAAAGAAATGCAGAAGCTAAGGTCAATATCCTGTTCCCTAAACCACTAAATGAAATCCAAACTACGTATTTACAATCTAGGGACTCACTTAAATGACCAGAACCAAGATCTTTCACCGTCTTATTGTAGGATTCTGTATATGGTCCGCATTTTTTGTGGAGAGCTTCATATTTTCGTAATCTAGAAATGAGGTAAGGAGATGGATTTCCTGATAGGCCTTTAACTGAATGATACCTGCTGAGACAGGATTTATCGTCAAATCCAGCTGCTAGAAGTCCACCAAGTAGTTTATCTTTTATGAACTCACCAGAATCAGAAGCATCACTGCTCAAACCTAAGAACCAAAAAATACGAAATTCCATCATTATAAGACCAGAAATATACAAATTACGTAAAGAGCTTATTTACACAAGTGCCAAAAATGCTTGCAAGGAAGAGAACCAAATGCCAAAATTGAAATCCTCATGAAAAGCCTAAACTAGCCATTTGTTCTGTGAGTTTTAGCTTTTACCTAATGTTAAATCTTCTTTGTAATATCCAATAGTTTATGCAATGcagatatattatatatactcaATCATACATAATTCCTCCCCATGTATATTTTCTTAAGAAGAATTTTATTAGTGTCATTTTCAAAATGAAGGTTCCATTAActattttttctcaattacTGCTCAAGCGAAGCAATACATCACATGGGCGAGCTAGGCAGAATGTCTGTTCTTGTTGCACTTGCACTAGAGAAATGAAATATCAAAGGTATAACAAAAGAAGACTAATcatttcatcaacaacaacaaaattgacTTATTACCTAGTTCAATGTAAGGTGACCAAGTGGTTGGACTCAAACAGTTAATGAGTTTATCGAATAAATCAGAAAAACCCGAGTTCAATCCCTCATTAACTATCAATGACTAGACTACCGGTTACCGGAGCAAATTTCAGCGCATTACATTTCCATAAATCTACACATAGATCCAAAAGTATACTTCCAGAAAGCATAATTTGTGAACTTCTGGACAGCACAAAAGTGGTGTTTTCTTCCAAATGTATTAATCTAAATTGATTTTGAGCTTGTTAAAATTTTCTTCCTTTACTCATCTCTAACTCTAGATTACcaaaaattttgtcaaaaaaaaaaaaaaaactctagatTACCAAATTTGATGGAGggataaatgatttttttttttggtatagttTCCGTGGGGAATGGGCCCGGTAATCTAGAGTTCGGCTACAGGTAAGTAAATCCCGGCTAAGAATTGTTCTCACTagaaatcgaactcgggttctcccagACGATCCATTTTATAAAGAGTTCATTAATCACCTGAGCTCAATGTATTTGTTTTAAACGCATTTAAGACAAATAAAAGTGTGAATCAAATTGAAAGATAcgttatgttaattttattttatttttggtcataGATACGTTATGTTAAttaaaaccaatcaatcacaaatccaaaaagaaagagaaaaaacagcAATCAGAACATGTAACCAAAAAACAACATCCTaatcaaacaaatcaaataatcaTACGATCTAACCTTAATGAACTATTATATACCAAAAATTCAAAGGTGCATTATGATAATAAAGACCAAAtcagaagaaaaacaaacctTGTTGTTGAGTTTGTTTGAGATTGAGAGTAGTAGTAGCAGTAGTtgttgatggagaagatggaaGAATGAAGGAGAGAGAGCAGAGAAAGAGAGTGATAACAAAGAGAGAAGCGAAGAAACGAGTTGAAGTGAAAAGAGAACATTTTCTATTGGAAATTGAGGAAGAACGAGTGTGAGAATCAGAAAGAACTTCATCATGGTCATCATGATTCTTAGTATGGAACCTCTTCATGTTTGTTGTTGGATTAAGTGATTCTTGCATTTGATGATGATAATTCAACCAACCAAACACGGTCTTAGTGTTGCAGCAGCTGCATCACTGAATGAATctgattatgattatgtttttagattttttagaaCATTTTGGGATTCATTGAATTTAGTTAGATCCGTGGAACAGCACACAGAGTCATagtaagaaaatataaaaggaaaaaatttagaatttaatttatatgagtAAAGTTATTTTAGACATGCGTGTAATAATATATCGATACcatgtatgataattaaaaatacatgatgtgtcatatattaaatgatgtgacaactcgtcattgaatatatgtttaaaaaatctttacactgacggtgcacaacaattaaactaaaaaatttaagaattttactttttttttttatttttgtttgactaaGAACATTATCGTTATTAAAGCTGCATTTAATAAATAAAGGACCCAGTTCAAATAAGTTGTGTAttatgtttgattgtaaaattgtttttttgggATGGAGCAAATTAAGGGTGGTTTGATTGAGCGGAAATAAAgaggtaagaaaaaaaaaaggaaatcgATGAATGAATTTGTACTACTAATATGcatttgaaaatattaaatgtgaatatttgtcaaaaacaaTTATTGAATGGattaaattaatttgattaaaaaagagTTTAAAGACTACGCCATgttaatgtaaattaattttacactgacaaaTGACAACCAATAAGAATGAAAGTGGGGTTTAGtagggtgatgtggcggaaaacatggttgatattgattgacagtataaaattattttacactgtcagtgcatattcttttttctcttaaaaaaacgGATTTAATTAATGTTAATCCCTAAAAGGAAACaacatattaattatttaaacaaatttGACTCATTTCCTCTTAAAAAGATATTTTAACTAAATTGCCCTAATAAAGTATTTTAACTAAATATGTAcccttagtaaaaaaaaaaactaaatatgtaccaaaaaaaagtattttaactAAATTGTCCTAATAAAGTATTGATGTTTtgattagtattattattattattataaatataaagttaaaatattattataaagttaaaatattgACTAGCGAGtatgaaaataatataatttaatggtACAATTTGGAAACAAATAaccaatattatattttaaaaaaacgaaaGAAACGAgttcccgtgagcttaactcaattggtagggacatcacattttTATTGGCAAGTAGTTTATTAgtcaaaatttcactttttaaggtggataagtgaaaTATCAGATATTTTACAATGTTCGGTTGGTGGAAACATTGTAATAGCTAGGTGAGATTCAAACTCGAGATTCTCGATTATTTATCTTAAAGGATAAAATTTTGCCACtaaattacttaaaataaaaaagaatttggTTTGTGTAATGCACTTTATATTAcggtatattttttaaaatttaagacAAGAGATTAATAAACACCACAATCCAAGATAAACCTATATTTTCTGATAGATTTTATGAAACTTGTCAAGTCCACCCGTTTAACTCGCTATTTTTTGTGGATTGAATTGAAGTTTTGAACTCGAATAAGTGATGATGTAATGACCCGTGAGTTTTATAAAGtatagcaatattttatttattttttcttagtGATTATATTATGGCAAGTTCAAAAAATAGTTGTGTTGAACTAAAAATATGATCAAGTTGTGcaaattacatatattatattaattaatgcattattgtttatttttctagtttcattatattttgtagtattattctttgcaatatatttttgtaataaTATCATAGTAAAaagatatgaataaaaaaatgttttataacTGATGTATAAGAAGTTGAAGTTCCAAACCAATGAATAGGTGAATAGAGAATAATGATTATGATATGTCAAAAGAAATGTGCATCTACCTCTATTGAACTTGAGATTCATTTACAAGTTTTTGGTATCCAAGATTCTTTGCCAAAGCTCAAACATCCACAGCATGaaattcaaagaaaatataGCACAAGACTGAATAAATCTATCActaagcgtgtgtttggttctgcggcggagagaattgattttggcagaattgattctgtaaaattgattctggccaaaattgattttaagcttaagtggtttatgtttggatatattcatgaaaaagtgagttgaacaaaaaatttgagtgtaaaaatcaattctagaatcagaagctacgatttctaacttcaagtagaatcaattctggaggcagaatcaattctacttttgagaaaccaaacaagtcagaatcaattctacacgtccagaatcaattctgaatgctccagaattgaaaccaaacatacactaagttCAGATGATTAATATCATGAAGTATAAACctttaaagtaaataaaataacaaaaatcacTAGCCCCTTATATTGCCTACAATGCAAAAGCAATTATGACATATCTAGTCATCCATAGGAAACATTCAATATTGAGCTTATTCTATGAGtaaataattaatcaaaacatCTTCATTTTCTGCCAATTTTTACCCCCCTTAGtataaaacatcaacaaaaattggaaattcTTCTTTAAACTGAGTGCAAGGAGATTGAACTTTACTGGTTTACATTTGAAAAAGGTTACAACTTACAACTGATTTTTGAGACATAAGTTGGTACAACTTTTGTTGATGGAATCTTTTAGTTGGTTTCTAGTCTGGTTTTGTTTACAAATAACGATGCGATTGGACAGAACGGGTTGAAagggagaaaagaaaaaacaaatactcAAGGTCATGGGAAATAACCATAACCTTTCATACTTCTGATAAAACACAACATCATATATCTGTAGTTAAAGGAAGATTATCATTTTAAGTTAAAAATTGACTAACCACACTTCCCACCTCAATTAAGCTGTAGCCACGAGCTTTTGGTTGTTTAATCTGATTCCTACAAATAATCTTTTTGTTCCACATGTCTTTATCTGCATAAATATTCAACATAGCAACACAGTCACCAACATAGCCAGGGTCTAAGTTGAGCAATTTATGCTGAACTTCTGTAGCTAGCTCTAAATCCGCATGTAGGCTAGAGTAATATGGAACAATCAATTCTGCTTTAAACTGAAAGCTAGCTAACTGAATTTCATCGATTTACAGTTAAAGAAGGTAACAACTGAACTTTGAGAAATAATATGGTACCACTTTTGTTGTTGGAATTCCTTTGAATTGGTTTCTATTCTGATTTTGTTTACAACTAAAGATGGGATggacaagaaaagaaaaaccaaaCTAAACAGCTTTTCTGAATTTCCATGTACATATAAACAGCCCTTTTAGGCTACAAGGACAATGGAAGTAACCACATAAATTCTCACACTTTTCATCAAATGTTGAAGAACATCATATATCTGTGATTCAAGGAAGATTATTATTTGAAGTTACAAATTGACTAACCACACTTCCCACCTCAACTGAACTGAAGCCAGGAGGTCTTGATTTTGTAATTTGATTCCTaacaataaactttttattCCACATGTCTTTATCTGCATAAATATTCGACATAGCAACACTATCACCAACATAGCCAGGGTCCAAGTTGAGAAGCTTACGTCGAACTTCTGTACCTAGCTCTAAATCGCCATGGAGGCTGCACGCCCCCAGCAAGGTTCGCCATATTACTGCATTCGGAGGCACCGTCATCTCCATAATGAAGTTATAGGCATCTCTCAGATTCCCGTTTCTACATAAGAGATCCACCATGCAGCCAAAGTGAGGCTCTCTAGGTTGTATGCCATACTCTTCTGTCATACTTCTGAAATGGCATTTCCCTTCCTCAACCAACCCCGCATGGCTGCAAGCCATTAAAACTCCAATGAACGTTACATCATTCGGTGATACAATAAAGTTAGAGGAACTCGAATTTTTCTTGTCCCTCCCTGTGTTCATTTGCGAGAAAAGTTGTAGAGCTTCATGTGCTTGTCCATGTAGTGCATGCCCTACAATCATAGAAGTCCAAGTTGTGACATCTTTGTTTCTTGTACTATCAAACAACTTCCTTGCATTTACAATATCACCACATTTAGCATACATATTTATGAGAGCATTATTGAAACACAGATCTATCTTCATCCCTTGTTTACGCCGAACAAAATCATGAATCCATTCACCCATTTCAAGTCCCCCAGTATCAGCACAAGCCGATAGAGCAACCGTCACAACGACTTGATCAGGTTCCACATTGTTCATAAGCATCAATCTAAACAATTCCAAACCTTCGTTTGGTCTATGATTTTCAACATAAGCAGAAATCAAAGATGTCCAACATATAATATTCTTTTCAGGTATTCCCTCAAACACTTGGTGTGCATCAAATAAGTTTCCCCCTTCAGCATATACTTTCAAAAGGGATGTTTGGAGTTGAATTATGGATTCATATCCAAATTTTATGATAAGGGCATGCATTTGTTTTCCATGGATAAAAGAATGTTTCTTATTGATGCAGGCTTTAAGAGCATACAAGAAAGAAAAGCTATCAATGGAGTTGAAAgttgatgttttttttcttaataaggtTCTAAAGAGTAGAAGCACTTTGGTGTGATTGTTGCATTCAAGGTAATTCTTAaggatttggtttggttttggttGTTTAAGGTTGTTATTGTGAAACTGAGCTTTGCTATGACACAATGATATTGGGACATAAACAAATTTGTTCTCACTTCTTTGAAACAAATTGTTGAACCATTTCAAATGTGTCATGAATGTCATAATTCAAAGTTCAGCAATGTTATTATGTCGTTGGTTAAATAACAAGTTAATACAACTAACATGGCTTAGGATTATTGGCAATCTAAACCAAAGTATTTCATTAACATTGAGTGGAATCAGAACCTATAATGGagcataatttaattttatatatggaAAAAGTTCCAACTCTTTTTTGTtgttctaaaataaatttcaaaagattGAAGTTGAACTAATCAAATGCGGTGTAACTTATAAACTTGTTgagataaaaattaaaaataaagattttggGAGAGCCCATGTAGAGTTactttcatgatttttttgctGTAAAAAGTGATAGTTAGTACATAGGAGAGATTACTAGTTATAAATTCGGCTACAATTTCAAAATTAGTTATTTCTCAAACAACTTATTTAGTACAATGAATAACTTATTCGAAATGCAAGAAAGTATAGTGCAATGAATAACTTATTCCCTTTTCTGTTTTTAGTTTTCAGTTAGGATAGTTATTAGTTTTCTTTGGCctttctcatatatatatatatttgttagtttgcataaaaaaataataattattggtTAGCTTCTGTTTCAAGAGCTAGAACAATTCATTCTgaaatttttagattcatctATGAGGAATTTCAGTTACATGCTCTCTGCAAAATTCATATGAAAATTCAACTAGAAGTTCCTAAAGTAACATAGGAGGCCCCTATCCATTGGACGTAGGACTGTTGTGCTACCGAAAATGACACAACTCATATTAGAGCTATCAACAGAGGTCCAATTCAAATGTGTGATTTTTGCCCTACATGCTCATAGTCTCATACCACAAGTAATGTCAGACAGTTGCAGTCTTGCAGACATCAACTTCCTTCATGGCTCATAGTCTCATACAACAAGCTGGTTGTTTATACAAATCATCGGAAATTATTCCCATGAGAGATCACTTCGAGTTTACTTAAGTATGGGTTTAGTTCAAAGAAAACTGAGATGGTGTTCCTCGTATACTCTTGTCGGAATATGTCAGCTCCCCAGTGTCCTCGCTTTTCAAGTTGATGACAATGAAGCCTAAAAAATCCAATGCCAGTATAATCTTCCCATGTCTCAAGCTGAAAAAGAAGGAAACTAAACCACCTTCAATGATTAATAAGCCTGTGTATGATTGTTTTGTAGTGATGCTATGTGCATGACCATGGATTTATAAAACAAACTGTCCATGACTGCAATTGTGGCCCAAGTCGTGGATCGACGTTAAAGTATTTGATGTCTCTGCGACTGCAACTGTGGCCCCATCAACCATGTAGGAGACGGCAATGTTCTTCAATATATCCAAAAAATGCAATGTGGCCGTGATTTAAATCTTGGCATGATCAGGacaggtttttgttttttaatgtcACTAAATGCTCAATTACCAATTATCAATGGCTTGTTAAAAATTCCATTGCGATATATCATGCACCAGTAGCATTCGCAATGCACCAGTAGCATTCGCGATTTAATCAACTTGTCATTGTATTCTAACTCAAGCAGCATACCTAGTAAAGGGGTTCAAATTTGCATCCATTGCAAGGAATCAGAACATGCACCttcatgattcatgatactGAATGTCATATTCCATTAAATGTTCAAAACACATTTGAGCTGGTTTAGGATCTCCATTCTCTTTATAGCCCCTAGACAATACACGATATATAGAACTATTTCTCATAACACCCATCTTCAGCATGTCTGCATGCAACATCATTACATCAATAATGTGCTTGGATCGAAAATGTGCCTCCAACATGATAACATAAAGCCCCATGTCTGGTTTGAAACCACTACCTCTCATTTCTGCAAAAAACTTAGTGGCCTTAAATACGTGCCCATATTTACATAAACCTTGAATTAAAGCGGCATACATAACATCATTACGAGAACACAACCCACTATGATCCATTTTACTTCCAAGGCAACCAACTCCAGTTTTCTCCAAGAAAAGTTTGATTGCACGGTAAGTCCTTCCATCTTTCAAAAGGCCATCAATCAAACAAGTAACTGTCAATGCATTCGGCGTTAGTCCCGCATCCAGCATCTCCTTATGCAGTTCAAAAGCCTCTTTGTTGTTTCCAACCTTGCAATGGCCATCGATTAAAGCTGTG
This portion of the Trifolium pratense cultivar HEN17-A07 linkage group LG3, ARS_RC_1.1, whole genome shotgun sequence genome encodes:
- the LOC123917084 gene encoding galactoside 2-alpha-L-fucosyltransferase-like; this translates as MQESLNPTTNMKRFHTKNHDDHDEVLSDSHTRSSSISNRKCSLFTSTRFFASLFVITLFLCSLSFILPSSPSTTTATTTLNLKQTQQQGLSSDASDSGEFIKDKLLGGLLAAGFDDKSCLSRYHSVKGLSGNPSPYLISRLRKYEALHKKCGPYTESYNKTVKDLGSGHLSESLDCKYVVWISFSGLGNRILTLASAFLYALLTNRVLLVDPGVDMVDLFCEPIPDVSWFLPPDFPLTGQFHSFNQKSDHCHGKMLKNKAVTNSKVPSSVYLHLVHDYDDEDKLFFCDEEQKFLQKVPWLMMKTDNYFIPSLFLMPSFDQELGNLFPNKEKVFHFLGRYLFHPTNNVWGFVTRYYQAYLANADERVGIQIRVFDTRTGPFQYVLDQILACTMKENILPNVDKKHDIISSLGNSKSKAVLMTSLNSGYFEKIRDMYWEYPTVTGEVISVSQPSHEGHQQTEKQIHNQKAWAEMYLLSLTDVLVTSSWSTFGYVAQGLGGLKPWILYKPENETAPDPSCRRVTSMEPCFHAPPFYDCKAKRGTDTGALVPHVRHCEDMSWGLKLVDN
- the LOC123913535 gene encoding putative pentatricopeptide repeat-containing protein At1g74400 produces the protein MTFMTHLKWFNNLFQRSENKFVYVPISLCHSKAQFHNNNLKQPKPNQILKNYLECNNHTKVLLLFRTLLRKKTSTFNSIDSFSFLYALKACINKKHSFIHGKQMHALIIKFGYESIIQLQTSLLKVYAEGGNLFDAHQVFEGIPEKNIICWTSLISAYVENHRPNEGLELFRLMLMNNVEPDQVVVTVALSACADTGGLEMGEWIHDFVRRKQGMKIDLCFNNALINMYAKCGDIVNARKLFDSTRNKDVTTWTSMIVGHALHGQAHEALQLFSQMNTGRDKKNSSSSNFIVSPNDVTFIGVLMACSHAGLVEEGKCHFRSMTEEYGIQPREPHFGCMVDLLCRNGNLRDAYNFIMEMTVPPNAVIWRTLLGACSLHGDLELGTEVRRKLLNLDPGYVGDSVAMSNIYADKDMWNKKFIVRNQITKSRPPGFSSVEVGSVVSQFVTSNNNLP